The genomic DNA AGAACCTTCAAGAAATGGTCAGTCCTGAGAGATACCCACCCAAGTCACTCTTTCTGGCTATAACAGTATCACAGTGAGGACAGTGAAATTTGGCCACGTTCTCTGTGTGCTTCTGCAGAATGTGCATCTTCATGGTTCCACTCTGAGTGAAGCGAGCGTGGCAGATGTAGCATTCATATGGCTTCTCTCCTGCAGGGgcagaaggagggaaaagaaatgaCACAAGTacttgaattaaaaagaaatctcacCAACaagccccaaacaaaacaacctccCAGACATTTGTGACAGCAGGGAGCTGACAGGAACAGGAACTCTAAGAAGTGGGAAGTAATGTCTCTTTCTCTAGAAGTTCCAGCCCCAACATGTATCTTTTTGTAGAAAGAGATTCCAGCTCAATCTTGAAGTGAGTTGAATTATTCTCCTTCCTCTGAGAAATGCATGGAAGACCTACAGGCTGCCAGAAGAGAGCGTATTTTTGGGGGCCAGGGGTTCTGAATGATCATATATAGATTTATATATTcaaggaggtttttttcccttcaatttCAGCAATATTATGAACCTGGCACTCCAGTAACATTCTATGCTAAAACCCTGTTGCTTctgttgaagaaaataattaggaTCTTTATGAACGACATGCATGAGATGCTTTTCTACTACTACCCTGGCTATAAAGTTCAACTGGAAGTGAAGCACTGATAAAGAAGTGCCTAAATTTTATCACCTCACAGACAAACTGGAAATCAGAACACTCCAAGCTCATTTCTAAGTGCAATGATTACTATTGGTTTATTAATTTAGTAGCACTTAGGAATCATGGTGCATTTTCTTTGGCTACAGACTTCATAAaggttttatattaaaatactaaGTAGTATTTAGAATTATAAAATGgttttaggttggaagagactttaaagatcatcaggatccaacccctgcatgggcagggacacctcccactagtccaggttgctccaagccccatccaacctgcccttcaacactgccagggatggggtagccacaacttccctggcaacctgttccagtggctACTCCCTTTGCTGTTAAAGAGCGTTTGCCCACATTGTGCACAGCCTCAGCACTTTGACACTGAAGAAACGTGGCATCCATACCAGAGTGGGTCCTCATGTGCCTCTTCAGTTTGTAGGTGTCCCTGCTGGCATAGCTGCACAAGCTGCACTGGAACGGGCGCTCTCCGGTGTGAGACCGAATGTGGCGTTTCAATTTGCTAACCTGCAAATCAAGAGCAAGGCTGGAGTTAGCACAGGGGGGCAGGCCAGGGAGCCAAAAGTGCAAGAAATTAGTCAAGATTTTAAGGCAGTCTGGTTTTATCTTGTCACTAAACCAAGCAAACATGTTTCAGTGCTGTTCTCACAGCCACTCAACTCCTGCCCGCTTCACTTCTCATCCTCATTCCCAGTCTTGCTTGATGCTTGTTCCCACATTCAGTGGAATCTGGTTTGGAGTTCTGTGCTCACCTGACTTATCAACCATCTCAGCAGCTGGAGACATGCTAAAATTTGAAAGTATCCTGGAGAGACAACAGAAAGTGTTCTGGGAAAGCTGGGACCCCAGGAACACAGTGCGGGGTTACGTGTCCCCTCTACAGAGCATCTGTCTCCACAAGGTGCCTTCTGGGGTCCTCTCCAGTTACTTTGAGAGGGGTGAGAGAAATCAGTATCTTGCTAAGACCAACAGAAATCAAGTCCTGCAATGAACCTTCATTActttcctctcctgcttctACCTAGGAGGCACAAACCCAGCTTAAAGGTCAGCATGAACACAAACATTACAGCATCTTCTGCTCAAACACGACCAGGCTGCatgacaggctgggagagttggggtgttcagcctggagaagagaaggctccagggagaccttagacacctttcagtgcctgaaggggctccaggaaagctggggagggacttgggacaagggcagggagggagaggacaagggggaagggattaaaactggaagagcagagatATAGGTTGGACAtggggaggaaattctttggtgtgagggtggtgagagcctggcccaggttgcccagggaagctgtggctgccccatccctggaagtattgaagggcaggttggatggggcttggagcaacctgggctggtgggaggtgtccctgcccatgcaggggggttggatctggatgatctttaaggtcccttcaaacccaaaccattctaagacTCTAGGAtaagcagcagggctgcccagggtagAGCATTCAAGGAAGCTTAATTTGCTGGAGCAAATCAGACAACCACCCAGCATTAGCAAAGCTGGTTTTTGCAAATATTGAGGCAAAGGCTCATTAGTTTTGGTTACAGTCACCTTAATGGCCTCACTAGCTAATGAGCAGAACACCCATTTCTAAAATGGGAGGGCACCTCTAGCCTAGAAGCACAGCCTGGTGCAGCAGGAGATGGCTGCCTCCTTCAACACGGAGCACACTACAGCTCCTGCAGTCATCTGAGAGGCTCAGTAATTTAAGAAACAACATCAGCTATTGTATCCAAAGAGGAAATGGGTATCACTGAGGatttctctgcagaaatgcTCTCCAACTGTTTTCCCTTTAACCAAGGAAACCCCAGAGCAGACCTGATTTGTAACTTCTTTTTTGCTCAGAGCCTTTTAAACAGCCAAAGAGGAAATGCCTGATAACAGATGGAGAACAGGCTCTGAAGTGTCCAAGGAAGTGCTGTAAGAAGGAACCAACATACCTCCACACTGGCATAATCACACATGGAACATTTGAAGGGTTTCTCGTGGGTGTGTTTGTAGCGGCGGTGCCGAACCAACTCTCCACTGGTCACAAAGGCCATGTCACAGTCTGGGCACTTGTGAGGGCGAGTACCTGGTGGGGTGCAGCAAGACAGCAAGAGCAGGACACTGATTTAGTGACAAAGGGAAAAGATGGGACAGGTTTCgttggcttttggttttgttggggctttttttgaaGCCTCTGAAAGATCAGAGCAGCAAACAGTGCACAAGAGTCACAACTTCTGTGTAAATAAGACCTCAGAGAATTCATATCCTTTCCAATGATGGAACAAACTCCCTTCTTTTTCTATCACTTGGTTATTTCAAACCACCCAGTTAGATATAATGTAAGTAGGCAGAGAAAATGAGggatattttactttttttttggtagaaaggTCACAAGAAGCTTCATTACAGTTCAATTACCTGTAGTTTTATACTAGAAACTTGTGTaaggagaagcagaagtttGCTGCAGTTCCAGGTTTTATTGGCCTAGTTCATCATCTATTTCTTGGGGTTTgatctctttgcttttcattttggggGTGCTTTTTTTCCACTATTTCAACTCCCTTATGTTTAGCTCCTCATTCTCCCATGTCCACAATGACAACATAAAGCTTAGAGCACAACTACTCATGCCCAAGGCAAATGGAACATTTTCTGTCACTTTGGGTAATGTCAGAGCAAGCCCAGGATCTGCTTTGTACCTGTGCACAGGATGAGCTTTGCACCTGACCTGGTCAAGCAGAAAACTCTGTTCAAATGAGAAACGAGTTGCAGTGTTGAAGAGTTTCTTCTATTTTCGCTTGTTCTGCAAGAAGAACCCAACAGATTCCAGACAGATCCAGCCTGGTTTTCTATCAGTTCTAATCACAGAGCAGATCCTACAAAACCAACGTGCCCAACAGCAAGGGTACCTGTGTGAGTGTTGAGGTGGTTCCTCAGCAACGTGACTGTCCGGAAAGCCCTGCCACAGAGATGACACTTGTGTGGCCTCTCATCAGTGTGGCTCTTCATGTGGCGGTCCAGGTTGGAACGGCGCGGACAAGTGTAACTGCACAGTTCACACTGGAATGTCTTCTTTACACCTACCCAGGAAGGAAAGCATCTTTACTCTTGACAGTACTGTGGTCTCCTGCATCCCATAGAAGATCAGCAGGGAAAAGACAAGATTCCTGGAGGTGTAACTACTCCAAGGAGCCACCATGTACCAGTAAACCTAACTGCAGATCCTCGGGaacacctgctgctgctgactggCTTGGCTTCCGTTTTCATTTTATGCCAGCACTCagtgttcctgctctgctctaAAAAGGGTTCCTCAATTTACAGTTTTAAGACAAGCCAACCATACCCTCTGGCTGTACTCTGCACCATCTACCCTCCCCGACAATTACTTAGGAGAAAACCCACAGAATTAATGATACTGCTGGTTCAGGATGTCAAGCCCACGTCCAGCAACTCTTCCACATGCCTTGAAGCAAAGAAGAATCTCTTCAGTTTTAGTTCTATGGGAATCCTAATGGGCCAGCATCCCACTTGATAGCCAAGATGGAGGAGATGGGAGGTTTGCCCAAGAAACAACTGAGTGCTCTTACATCAAGTGTTGGTGCCACTGGGCACGTCAGCTTTACTCCCACTCGTATTCACTCAGTCACTTTGCAAAGGTCCCACcataagaaatacattttaaaatccactTGCAGATGGGGAGCttacctttctttttaatttttgttggtTTAGGTGGCTTCATGTTGCCCACCACCTTTTCTGCATTGACCTCAGACAACaaaccttcctgctgctcctcttcaaAGTCATACACAGACACATCCACATCTTTGCCTTCCTCGGTGTAACGAAGCTtactctttttgtttttctttgtttttttggctggtGGCTGATAGTCTGGATCTTTTTGCCAGTTGGGATCTTCCTGTGGCTGAAGTTCaccttgttccagtgtctccaCCTCACCATTTGCACCCACTTTCACTACTTGGAAGCCTTCTGGTAAAGGAAGGGTGTGACAGATCATGGGCTCTCCCTCTTGCAGGCCTCCTTTGGAAACCTCATTCTCATAAGCTCCCTGAAGTTCTTCCACAGATGTGGTGGCAACAGGTACAGTCACTGGTACAGGTACTTGGACCAGCTGAAGCTCACCAAGATTTATAGGCTGCTCTTCCATATTAACAACCTGAAGGGTGATGATCTGTGTATCATCCACCGTAGCCTCTGTTTCTTGAGGCACTGCACCTTCCATTACTTCAGTCTTCATCTGAAGAAGAGCTGGATCCAGCTGTTCCATCATCACCATCTGCACACCACTGTTGACATCCTGCACTACTTCCCCTCCATCTGCTTGGTTGGCTGGTAGATGACAAGCatcatcctcctgcccaccttCACGGCGCCTCTGGtaggtttttctctctttccccttaATAAAAGTTTCTGATTCCTCCACGATGGCTTCGACTGCCTCACCTTCCATTTCACCTTCCTGCTGTAAAAACAAGAGAATGAATGTCATGCACCCACCAGCTCTACCACCTGCACAAAACCCCCAGAGGGACaagggcacaagtgaaaacaaCCAGCTCAACGACAGCAACAGTAACACTGGGAACACAGGACTTGAGAACTGGAGGTCTCCACCAGCCTCGTGCCACCACAAACCCAGACAATCCCAGAACTCTGCCTGGAGTAAGACAACTGTACTGGTTTcttggaaggaaaggaaagcaagaaggaGAGATGAAGTGACACACATGTCCCTGTTTCTCAAAGACCACAAATCCCACAGGCAAGATGTGCAGCAGTGTTAGTCCTTCTTGAGCTTCTTCAGTCACTTCACACAGCTGAGCAATAACAAGAAGCAGCCTTTGcctatacatttttaaaataacacactGTTAAAAGTAAAAATCCAACCTTAGAAGTATTGAGAACTGCAGAActtttccaggaagaaaaagcactAAGAATTGAACACGAGAAGTTAAACCTCACTTGTTTCATGTCACACAACCAGTCTTTCCTGCATGCTTCCATTTATTTGAacaactgaaaggaaaaggccACACTTGAGCTAGTCAGGTCTATTTCTTGTGAGCAGCCTGGGGGGTTCAATCCCTGTTCCCAAGTCTGGGCACAGCCTGGACTGAGCAGGGGATGGTGCCTGGTGCCCTCTTGGGGCCCAGcgagctgcagcaggcagacCAGCCTCGGGGACAATTTCACCTCAGTTTAACCCATGTGGACTCAAAGCTGGTGGACTCTAATGAGTCTCATGATACCTGGGTCCCACCTACCCACATAAACAACCAACAACACCGAAGCTCAGCATTTTGAtggggctcagctgcagctctgaaaacAGCTGTGTTGTTAGAAGCACAACATGGAGGTTTTCCTCCCTGACAAAAGACTGTTCTCTGCACTCCGGGTAAAAGATGCAATTCCCATCCTCTCGTTCTGCAGGAAGCTGGTTTCCAGAGTGATAGCAGCTAAAAGACATTAGCATTTTGCAGCTCTGTCTTCCTCCCCAAAATGAAAATGGTAAAAATCCTACAGAAGGAGTCTTTCCTCAGTCCATCTCTGCTTCAAGTGGTGGATCCCACAGCCATGCCACACACACTCCCTGCACTGGGACACAATTTATTACACCCCCTCATTTCAAAAGGTACCAAAGTCAATTTTCCTGCTGATACAAGTAACAACAAAAATCCAGTTTCCTTACAAAGCTTGGGAAAGTTCTGACTCTTAATTCCAGATTTGATAAGTCTTCCGCACACGACTAACTGGCCCCTCAGACCAGCTCATGGAACCTATTTAACTTGGTTTGGGAACTCACCCCTTAAATGTCACATCACAGCACTCCCAAGTATCTACACTTCATCTCACACACCCAGTTTTGAAACACACAGGTTTCTAGACATGAACAAGCAACAGGGCTGTCAGCCTTCCTCAGCTTTAAGATTTCCATGTCACTATTATTTAGAaccataaaatcacagaatcataatcCTAGagctattcaggttggaaaagccccttgggatcacccagtccaaccatcatccctgctctacaaagttctcccctaaaccatctccaccaacaccacatccaaaccacccttcaatacacccagggatggtgactccaccacctccctgggcagtgtCTGaacactctttctgtgaaaaaaaaattgttcctaatgtccagtcaTATCATATCctagaaccattcaggttggagaagaccctTGGGGTCACCGATTTTTAGAGAGCCCTTGCTCTTTCACTCTCCTGCCCTTCCTAGCACCCTCCACTTCTGCTGTGAGAACAATGCAGCTCagcctgctctccagcctgccatCCATCCCCAGCTGTCCCGACAGCCCAGCTGTCCCGACAGCCGTCTGCagggggcagcagctccccagaaaTCCCGACAGAAGGCTCCACCAGCATTCCCGGCAGGGATCCAGCCCCTCCTTTCCCACCCAGCAGCTTTTCAAGTCAGAGCAAATCCATATGGACAAACAGCTGAAGTCCACGAGATGATGtcagtgcttcccagcaggcagcagaacgGAGCCCTGGTCTTTGCCCTGCAGCAACTGCAAAACAATTgcagcagtttttcctttttttttttccagttatctCCAGTatttgcagagagaaaagcctCTTCAAGTGACCAGAAGTCTCTGAACAAGTAAAGGAAGGACAGAGCTAAATTAATATAAGGATGTTGTAggtggctggggggggggggtgaatAACAGAAGATTTAAgatgggagggggggggggaaatggcAAAAGTCCATCTGCAAAGCAAATGCAACTCCACTTTGGTGCCTTGCAGAGGAACAGAGGACAGCAAGtcagcagctcaggcagggcTCTCAGAAGGAGCTTCACATGAACTGCTCAGCTCAAAGCTGGTAACAAGGCTGCTAAGTCACCTGGAAGCCAGCCAGGGGGCCATGGCTTGCCAGTGTCCTCCtgggtcctgcagcagcagctcctccagtgGAGCAGTGGGAAAGCTTCATCTCCCAGATTTGCACACCAGAAAGATCCTGTGTCCACCAAGGAACAGGCCACTCCCAGGTGAGGACTCTTGACACAGGGCTCAGGCTGTCAGGAGGgtttgccagcccagcagcacagcctgtgaCTAAAGGCACACAAGCAGATGAGCCCTTGGTCAAAGGATGCTCTGGGGtgtgaaaacaagcagaagtgCTTGTACAACCAGACACCCCTAtttctcccagctccctcccttaTCCCTggcccagagcagctccagggaaggcaggagcaggagctgctgtcctcCAGCGGCAACACCCGCgcactgcagctctgccaccgCCTCTCCTACCTCAGGACCTGCttgggaaaagacctttgggatcaGCAACTCCAACCAGAACCTAACTCCATCAACCAGCAAAACATTTCGGTTGCAAAAAGACCTGTTCTTCATTCTGACTCTGACCTCCTGTACCCCAAAAAACTCAGGAGAGGGGTGAGCATTTACTCCTGCCTGTTCCATGCTCTGCATCACAGGCTGTTCCTGAcaataaaagtaaattaatctAAAAATGATTGCCTTTTAACCAGGCTCTTGACAGCAGAGaacattttacagtattttaaagaaaactacAAACCACTCCAGGTTAGATTCACAACATACattcaaaagacagaaatacacaGGAGCCTCACACTGATGTCTTAGCCAGCTCAAAAATCTTGCCAAGTTGCCAAGATTTCTTCTCCCAAGAAAGTGTGGACTTTCAAACtgacattatttttctaaaaaaatacttcatttaaaaataaaattaatttttaaaattaattttaaattaaaatactgatcAATTGGGGGAACACAGGATGGTCCCCAAACTTCAGAGAGAAAGGGAGGCAAAATGGACAGGCTCTCCCCAATTGAACACACTCTGGAGAAACACTTTGCTGTGCAGAGCCTGCCCGTGTCACTCAATCATTCtgttgcagaaatattttccagcttttttcctttctctatttttttttaacttaatccTCCTTTACTACAAAGGAGAGGAGGactttctgcaaaaaaaaccttttccgCAAACGGGCATTTAGAGGGAAGTTTTAAtatcatggaatcccagactggtttgggttggaagggaccttaaagatcatccagttccaccccctgcatgggcagggacacctcccaccagcccaggttgctccaagccccatccaacctgcccttcaacactgccagggatggggcagccacagcttccctgggcaacctgggccaggctctcaccaccctcacaacaaagaatttcctcctcatgtccaacctcaatctccctcttccagttttcatcccttcccccttgtcctctccctccctgcccttgtcccaagcccctccccagctttcctggagccccttcaggcactggaaggtgctctaaggtctccctggagccttctcttctccaggctcaacaccccaactctcccagcctggctccagagcagagctgctccagcccttggaccaTACACACTGGAAGAGTCACCAGAAGATACTGGACATGACCCTGCATCTTGCTGAGGATTTTGCATTTCCACTAATTTTAGCAGAATCATGATCTCCTCAGACTTTTACAGATTTACACTCCTAAAAATGACCCAGCCAAGTGTTGAGAAAATGTTcaggtatttcagaaaatgtgtcaTTTGGTCCAACAGAGACCACTGTGGCTGAACACCAGAACAAAAACTGCTCAACATACTATGTCTTACCAGTCTcccaaccttttttttctggcttttctccTCAGCTCTCTTCCTACCAGTTACTGTACCTTACACCAGTAGCTTAGCTCCACAATGACTGaatctaaaaaggaaaaagcaggaggTTAAATGAAGATGATTTAGAAAAACCAAGACCgaaaaagaaatgagagagaagaGCTTCCAGAATAAGGAGAGTGAACAAGGAAAGACCAAGAACACCTGAAACCACCACAATTCCCTTGTGTGGCTCAAGCCAGTCGTTACACACGTGCTGGCTGTGCAGGAGACACTGTGTCACTgcacagctcagcaccctgtcacGACCCAATTAGCCAGGCCAGAAGTTGTGACATCCACGACAGACCTGAGGTTTCACAAGCACCTGATGGGCAGCTCACCTGAAACACTGGACCAAGCAGAAACCAGGTGGGGCATGTGTTTGATACAACTGCTTATTCCAATGGAAGATATGAAAAAgttcacaggatcacagaacatgtggggttggaagggacctttaagggtcatctagtccaacccccctgcagtgagcagggacctttttaactagatcaggttgctcagagcctcatcaagcctgaccttgaatgtctccagggatggggccttcaccacctcctctctgggcaacctgtttgagtgcttcaccaccctcactgtgaagaacttcttcctaatgtctgatctaaatctcccctgctcTAGCTTGAGACCATgtctccttgtcctctccctccctgcccttgtcccaagcccctccccagctttcctggagccccttcaggcactggaagctgctctaaggtctccctggagccttctcttctccaggctgaacaccccagctctcccagcctgagtccagagaagagctgctccagcccttggatcatctttgtggcctcctctggactcattccacCAACCCAGGTCTcccttgtgctgagggctccagaactggtcACAAAGTGTCCACTAAGTAACTGAAAGCCACAGAAAGCCTCTCTCAAAAGTGCAACACAACCATTCTGGGTCGTTCCAAAAGCCTCACACTTCACCAGCAGGGCATTATCTCCAATATCTCTTTATATTCAGGAACACGATTGAAGACCACTTCCAGTACAGCAAGACTGATAAAAACTCACCCAGCAACACAAAAAGAGAGACACAGCATTCAATTAATGCAGCCTGAGAAACTCTTAATTGCAGCAGCCTCACAGACAACTTCGTGCAGATGTCAGTGCAGCCAGTGCAAACCCACAGGCAGGTATTTATGTGAGACCTGCAAGTGCCACTGCATGTTTTCCTAGATATGTTATTTACAATGAAGCTACTGTCACAAAAAGGCCTTTGCCTGCCTCTTAGCCATCCCTCAGAAAggaataacaaacaaacaaaccctgaaCTGCATCAAGTTTCatcaacaacagcaaaatacttcttttttgcCCAATCAGGCTCATTAAAAATTATGGGACattcaaagcagctgaaa from Apus apus isolate bApuApu2 chromosome 11, bApuApu2.pri.cur, whole genome shotgun sequence includes the following:
- the CTCF gene encoding transcriptional repressor CTCF isoform X2 translates to MSLKHQQEGEMEGEAVEAIVEESETFIKGKERKTYQRRREGGQEDDACHLPANQADGGEVVQDVNSGVQMVMMEQLDPALLQMKTEVMEGAVPQETEATVDDTQIITLQVVNMEEQPINLGELQLVQVPVPVTVPVATTSVEELQGAYENEVSKGGLQEGEPMICHTLPLPEGFQVVKVGANGEVETLEQGELQPQEDPNWQKDPDYQPPAKKTKKNKKSKLRYTEEGKDVDVSVYDFEEEQQEGLLSEVNAEKVVGNMKPPKPTKIKKKGVKKTFQCELCSYTCPRRSNLDRHMKSHTDERPHKCHLCGRAFRTVTLLRNHLNTHTGTRPHKCPDCDMAFVTSGELVRHRRYKHTHEKPFKCSMCDYASVEVSKLKRHIRSHTGERPFQCSLCSYASRDTYKLKRHMRTHSGEKPYECYICHARFTQSGTMKMHILQKHTENVAKFHCPHCDTVIARKSDLGVHLRKQHSYIEQGKKCRYCDAVFHERYALIQHQKSHKNEKRFKCDQCDYACRQERHMVMHKRTHTGEKPYACSHCDKTFRQKQLLDMHFKRYHDPNFVPAAFVCSKCGKTFTRRNTMARHADNCSGLDGGEGENGGETKKGKRGRKRKMRSKKEDSSDSEENAEPDLDDNEDEEETAVEIEAEPEVEPEAPAPPPSKKRRGRPPGKAAAQPKQSQPAAIIQVEDQNTGEIENIIVEVKKEPDAETAEEEEEAQPAVVEAPNGDLTPEMILSMMDR
- the CTCF gene encoding transcriptional repressor CTCF isoform X3, whose product is MEGEAVEAIVEESETFIKGKERKTYQRRREGGQEDDACHLPANQADGGEVVQDVNSGVQMVMMEQLDPALLQMKTEVMEGAVPQETEATVDDTQIITLQVVNMEEQPINLGELQLVQVPVPVTVPVATTSVEELQGAYENEVSKGGLQEGEPMICHTLPLPEGFQVVKVGANGEVETLEQGELQPQEDPNWQKDPDYQPPAKKTKKNKKSKLRYTEEGKDVDVSVYDFEEEQQEGLLSEVNAEKVVGNMKPPKPTKIKKKGVKKTFQCELCSYTCPRRSNLDRHMKSHTDERPHKCHLCGRAFRTVTLLRNHLNTHTGTRPHKCPDCDMAFVTSGELVRHRRYKHTHEKPFKCSMCDYASVEVSKLKRHIRSHTGERPFQCSLCSYASRDTYKLKRHMRTHSGEKPYECYICHARFTQSGTMKMHILQKHTENVAKFHCPHCDTVIARKSDLGVHLRKQHSYIEQGKKCRYCDAVFHERYALIQHQKSHKNEKRFKCDQCDYACRQERHMVMHKRTHTGEKPYACSHCDKTFRQKQLLDMHFKRYHDPNFVPAAFVCSKCGKTFTRRNTMARHADNCSGLDGGEGENGGETKKGKRGRKRKMRSKKEDSSDSEENAEPDLDDNEDEEETAVEIEAEPEVEPEAPAPPPSKKRRGRPPGKAAAQPKQSQPAAIIQVEDQNTGEIENIIVEVKKEPDAETAEEEEEAQPAVVEAPNGDLTPEMILSMMDR
- the CTCF gene encoding transcriptional repressor CTCF isoform X1; protein product: MKRTSQSRQKCRSVKNINQEGEMEGEAVEAIVEESETFIKGKERKTYQRRREGGQEDDACHLPANQADGGEVVQDVNSGVQMVMMEQLDPALLQMKTEVMEGAVPQETEATVDDTQIITLQVVNMEEQPINLGELQLVQVPVPVTVPVATTSVEELQGAYENEVSKGGLQEGEPMICHTLPLPEGFQVVKVGANGEVETLEQGELQPQEDPNWQKDPDYQPPAKKTKKNKKSKLRYTEEGKDVDVSVYDFEEEQQEGLLSEVNAEKVVGNMKPPKPTKIKKKGVKKTFQCELCSYTCPRRSNLDRHMKSHTDERPHKCHLCGRAFRTVTLLRNHLNTHTGTRPHKCPDCDMAFVTSGELVRHRRYKHTHEKPFKCSMCDYASVEVSKLKRHIRSHTGERPFQCSLCSYASRDTYKLKRHMRTHSGEKPYECYICHARFTQSGTMKMHILQKHTENVAKFHCPHCDTVIARKSDLGVHLRKQHSYIEQGKKCRYCDAVFHERYALIQHQKSHKNEKRFKCDQCDYACRQERHMVMHKRTHTGEKPYACSHCDKTFRQKQLLDMHFKRYHDPNFVPAAFVCSKCGKTFTRRNTMARHADNCSGLDGGEGENGGETKKGKRGRKRKMRSKKEDSSDSEENAEPDLDDNEDEEETAVEIEAEPEVEPEAPAPPPSKKRRGRPPGKAAAQPKQSQPAAIIQVEDQNTGEIENIIVEVKKEPDAETAEEEEEAQPAVVEAPNGDLTPEMILSMMDR